In a single window of the Oryctolagus cuniculus chromosome 2, mOryCun1.1, whole genome shotgun sequence genome:
- the C1QTNF7 gene encoding complement C1q tumor necrosis factor-related protein 7 isoform X1 has translation MENKCGGEKLSKQIWKSGQSTAMEKSLNLPVKKSRHSKPIPNKTIILTGPRVELRSMNDFQGLWLFGTKQNIIFSTTIWNSWRTWICYSVWYQSSFSLNSHERASVSCGFRTLRPPPAKQEPKMFVLLYVTSFALCASGQPRGHQFKGESYTPRYICSIPGLPGPPGPPGANGSPGHHGRIGLPGRDGRDGRKGEKGEKGSAGLRGKTGPLGLAGEKGDQGETGKKGPMGPEGEKGEVGPAGPPGPKGDRGDQGDPGLPGVCRCGSIVLKSAFSVGITTSYPEERLPIIFNKVLFNEGEHYNPATGKFICAFPGIYYFSYDITLANKHLAIGLVHNGQYRIRTFDANTGNHDVASGSTVIYLQPEDEVWLEIFFTDQNGLFSDPGWADSLFSGFLLYVDTDYLDSISEDDEL, from the exons ATGGAAAACAAATGCGGAGGGGAAaaattaagtaaacaaatctGGAAAAGTGGCCAGAGCACAGCGATGGAGAAGTCTCTAAACTTACCAGTCAAGAAAAGCAGGCACTCAAAGCCGATCCCAAACAAAACCATAATTTTAACTGGTCCCCGAGTTGAGCTTCGCTCGATGAATGACTTCCAGGGCCTCTGGCTCTTTGGGACTAAGCAGAACATTATTTTTAGCACAACTATTTGGAACTCTTGGAGAACTTGGATCTGTTATTCTGTCTGGTACCAAAGCAGTTTCTCACTGAACTCTCATGAAAGAGCTTCAGTCTCCTGTGGATTTAGAACCCTGCGGCCACCACCAGCCAAGCA AGAGCCAAAGATGTTTGTCTTGCTCTATGTTACAAGTTTCGCCCTTTGTGCAAGTGGACAACCTCGAGGACATCAGTTCAAAGGAGAGAGCTACACCCCGAGATACATCTGCAGCATTCCGGGCTTACCGGGACCTCCGGGCCCCCCAGGAGCAAACGGTTCTCCTGGGCACCACGGCCGCATCGGCCTTCCAGGCAGAGATGGTCGAGACGGCAGGAAAGGAGAAAAGGGGGAAAAGGGATCTGCAG GTTTGAGAGGTAAGACTGGACCACTGGGTCTTGCTGGTGAGAAAGGAGACCaaggagagactgggaagaaaggaCCCATGGgaccagagggagagaagggagaagtggGTCCAGCAGGGCCACCTGGACCAAAGGGAGACCGAGGAGACCAAGGGGACCCAGGGCTGCCTGGAGTTTGCAGATGTGGAAGCATCGTGCTCAAATCTGCCTTTTCTGTTGGCATCACGACCAGCTACCCAGAAGAAAGGCTACCTATTATATTTAACAAGGTCCTCTTCAATGAGGGGGAGCACTACAATCCTGCAACAGGGAAGTTCatctgtgctttcccagggatCTATTACTTTTCTTATGATATCACATTGGCGAACAAGCACCTGGCAATTGGACTGGTACACAATGGACAGTACCGGATAAGGACCTTCGATGCCAACACAGGGAACCATGATGTGGCTTCAGGATCCACGGTCATCTATCTGCAGCCAGAAGATGAAGTCTGGCTGGAGATCTTCTTCACTGACCAGAACGGCCTCTTCTCAGACCCAGGCTGGGCAGACAGCTTATTCTCCGGATTTCTCCTGTATGTTGACACAGATTACCTGGATTCCATTTCAGAAGATGATGAACTGTGA
- the C1QTNF7 gene encoding complement C1q tumor necrosis factor-related protein 7 isoform X2 yields the protein MARKEPKMFVLLYVTSFALCASGQPRGHQFKGESYTPRYICSIPGLPGPPGPPGANGSPGHHGRIGLPGRDGRDGRKGEKGEKGSAGLRGKTGPLGLAGEKGDQGETGKKGPMGPEGEKGEVGPAGPPGPKGDRGDQGDPGLPGVCRCGSIVLKSAFSVGITTSYPEERLPIIFNKVLFNEGEHYNPATGKFICAFPGIYYFSYDITLANKHLAIGLVHNGQYRIRTFDANTGNHDVASGSTVIYLQPEDEVWLEIFFTDQNGLFSDPGWADSLFSGFLLYVDTDYLDSISEDDEL from the exons AGCCAAAGATGTTTGTCTTGCTCTATGTTACAAGTTTCGCCCTTTGTGCAAGTGGACAACCTCGAGGACATCAGTTCAAAGGAGAGAGCTACACCCCGAGATACATCTGCAGCATTCCGGGCTTACCGGGACCTCCGGGCCCCCCAGGAGCAAACGGTTCTCCTGGGCACCACGGCCGCATCGGCCTTCCAGGCAGAGATGGTCGAGACGGCAGGAAAGGAGAAAAGGGGGAAAAGGGATCTGCAG GTTTGAGAGGTAAGACTGGACCACTGGGTCTTGCTGGTGAGAAAGGAGACCaaggagagactgggaagaaaggaCCCATGGgaccagagggagagaagggagaagtggGTCCAGCAGGGCCACCTGGACCAAAGGGAGACCGAGGAGACCAAGGGGACCCAGGGCTGCCTGGAGTTTGCAGATGTGGAAGCATCGTGCTCAAATCTGCCTTTTCTGTTGGCATCACGACCAGCTACCCAGAAGAAAGGCTACCTATTATATTTAACAAGGTCCTCTTCAATGAGGGGGAGCACTACAATCCTGCAACAGGGAAGTTCatctgtgctttcccagggatCTATTACTTTTCTTATGATATCACATTGGCGAACAAGCACCTGGCAATTGGACTGGTACACAATGGACAGTACCGGATAAGGACCTTCGATGCCAACACAGGGAACCATGATGTGGCTTCAGGATCCACGGTCATCTATCTGCAGCCAGAAGATGAAGTCTGGCTGGAGATCTTCTTCACTGACCAGAACGGCCTCTTCTCAGACCCAGGCTGGGCAGACAGCTTATTCTCCGGATTTCTCCTGTATGTTGACACAGATTACCTGGATTCCATTTCAGAAGATGATGAACTGTGA
- the C1QTNF7 gene encoding complement C1q tumor necrosis factor-related protein 7 isoform X3, with translation MFVLLYVTSFALCASGQPRGHQFKGESYTPRYICSIPGLPGPPGPPGANGSPGHHGRIGLPGRDGRDGRKGEKGEKGSAGLRGKTGPLGLAGEKGDQGETGKKGPMGPEGEKGEVGPAGPPGPKGDRGDQGDPGLPGVCRCGSIVLKSAFSVGITTSYPEERLPIIFNKVLFNEGEHYNPATGKFICAFPGIYYFSYDITLANKHLAIGLVHNGQYRIRTFDANTGNHDVASGSTVIYLQPEDEVWLEIFFTDQNGLFSDPGWADSLFSGFLLYVDTDYLDSISEDDEL, from the exons ATGTTTGTCTTGCTCTATGTTACAAGTTTCGCCCTTTGTGCAAGTGGACAACCTCGAGGACATCAGTTCAAAGGAGAGAGCTACACCCCGAGATACATCTGCAGCATTCCGGGCTTACCGGGACCTCCGGGCCCCCCAGGAGCAAACGGTTCTCCTGGGCACCACGGCCGCATCGGCCTTCCAGGCAGAGATGGTCGAGACGGCAGGAAAGGAGAAAAGGGGGAAAAGGGATCTGCAG GTTTGAGAGGTAAGACTGGACCACTGGGTCTTGCTGGTGAGAAAGGAGACCaaggagagactgggaagaaaggaCCCATGGgaccagagggagagaagggagaagtggGTCCAGCAGGGCCACCTGGACCAAAGGGAGACCGAGGAGACCAAGGGGACCCAGGGCTGCCTGGAGTTTGCAGATGTGGAAGCATCGTGCTCAAATCTGCCTTTTCTGTTGGCATCACGACCAGCTACCCAGAAGAAAGGCTACCTATTATATTTAACAAGGTCCTCTTCAATGAGGGGGAGCACTACAATCCTGCAACAGGGAAGTTCatctgtgctttcccagggatCTATTACTTTTCTTATGATATCACATTGGCGAACAAGCACCTGGCAATTGGACTGGTACACAATGGACAGTACCGGATAAGGACCTTCGATGCCAACACAGGGAACCATGATGTGGCTTCAGGATCCACGGTCATCTATCTGCAGCCAGAAGATGAAGTCTGGCTGGAGATCTTCTTCACTGACCAGAACGGCCTCTTCTCAGACCCAGGCTGGGCAGACAGCTTATTCTCCGGATTTCTCCTGTATGTTGACACAGATTACCTGGATTCCATTTCAGAAGATGATGAACTGTGA